A stretch of DNA from Candidatus Brocadiia bacterium:
GAAAGCGGTAGCGATAAGGTATTGAAGCTGATAAACAAGGGGGCAGACAGCAAGACGATGATAACCACCGGACGGTTGGTCAAGGATGCCGGATTGGAGCTGAGCGAATACGTACTGGTCGGCATCGGCGGGCAGGAGTTGTCCGAGGAGCATGCCCGAGAAACGGCCCGGGTGTTGAGCGCCATCAACCCTGATTTCATCCGCCTGCGCACCTGGGTGCCGGTGGAATCGGCGCCGCTTTATAAGGATTACGCCGCGGGTAAGTTCAAACTGCTCACGCCGCACCAGGCCTTGCGCGAGACTCGCCTGTTGCTGGAAAACCTTAAGGGCGGAGGCCTGCTCCTGAGTGACCACGTTTCTAATTTTGTCAATATTTCAGGCTACATCAACCGCGACCGCCAGAAGATGCTGGACAAGATAGACCGGGCACTCAAGATGGATGAATCGGAATTCCGGCCTTCTGTCATTGATGTGCTCTAAAGATACAGCGCCGGATAAATCATCCCGGTAGCCTCCTTTTTTATTGACATCATTGTATTATTTACTATAAATAAGCTTAATATTAAGAAAGGATAATAATATGAAGATTCTATCACGCCTGATGAAAACATCCAATTGGTTGGTCGCGGTCGCGGCCGGAATTTTTGGATTCCTATGGTTTGCCGACAAGATTAATTTAGACATGATATCAAAATGGGCTTACCAGACTAACACCGAGAATCCGTCCATGAGGACGATTCTGATGCTGTTGGCCGGCTATGTGGTGGTATTTAACCTGGCCTACGTGCTGGGCAATGTTTTCCGGCGTAAGTATGCCTCTATTATCAAGGTTAACGTTCCAGAAGGCGACCTGACCATCGACGTCTCGGCTATCGAGGATTCACTGCGCCGTTCGGTCAAGAAACTGCCGGAAATAGCCGAAGCCCGGGTGCATCTCTATAAGGAACGCAAAGGCGAGAAACCTATCCGCATCTGCACCACCTTTTCCGCCTGGGAAGACGCCAACATCAAGGAACTGACCGATAAAATCCAGAGCTCCATCAAGATACGGTTTCAGGAGATACTTGATGTTAAGGAACCTCCAGTCTTCACGACACTTCTTTCCAATATCGTGGTAGACAAGGATTCGAGGCGGACAGAGAGCAAGAAGCGCGCCAAGGAACGCGATATGGCCGCCCAACGGATGTTCTACGGCCCGGAATACCCGGTGGATTAAACCTCAGGCGATACCATAAAATTGCTTGGGAGTATAAATTAAGCAGCACAGGAGTAAGATATGAACAAAAATATTATCAAGGTCGCATTATGCTTGGTTTTAGGCGCGGGATTGTTCATAGCTTTAAGCCGGGTTCCGGTATTATCGGAAGACAAGAAACAGGCCGAACCCGAAGCC
This window harbors:
- a CDS encoding radical SAM protein; its protein translation is MRYEEPVYRPPSESDSLIIQATIGCPHNKCSFCGMYKGKRFRIRKVADIKEDLLAARDTYGPDTIHSIFFADGNTIIMRTSQLAEILAYSYEIFPKLQRITLYASAKFIKFKTLAELETLRKAGLKRVHKGLESGSDKVLKLINKGADSKTMITTGRLVKDAGLELSEYVLVGIGGQELSEEHARETARVLSAINPDFIRLRTWVPVESAPLYKDYAAGKFKLLTPHQALRETRLLLENLKGGGLLLSDHVSNFVNISGYINRDRQKMLDKIDRALKMDESEFRPSVIDVL
- the amaP gene encoding alkaline shock response membrane anchor protein AmaP, whose product is MKILSRLMKTSNWLVAVAAGIFGFLWFADKINLDMISKWAYQTNTENPSMRTILMLLAGYVVVFNLAYVLGNVFRRKYASIIKVNVPEGDLTIDVSAIEDSLRRSVKKLPEIAEARVHLYKERKGEKPIRICTTFSAWEDANIKELTDKIQSSIKIRFQEILDVKEPPVFTTLLSNIVVDKDSRRTESKKRAKERDMAAQRMFYGPEYPVD